Proteins encoded together in one Thermococcus gammatolerans EJ3 window:
- a CDS encoding tRNA (cytosine(49)-C(5))-methyltransferase: MSARDVIRETNPAFYERYSKLNDSDEFWEFMVRPLRQSIRVNTLKAPLEIVVERLREEFELEPIPWVREGFFIDVDNLAKVPEHGLGLIFGQEASSMIPPVVLEPRPGELVLDMAAAPGSKTGQIAQYMENDGCIIANDPNRDRANVLIANLNRMGVLIARVTTRDGAKFARFENTFDRVLLDAPCSSVGMIRKSWRFLREWREKAVVKYMNIQKRLILAGYKALKPGGVMVYSTCTIDPLENEEVVDYLLRKTDARLERIKLPVKTSEPVLEWEGKTYSDELKKALRIHPNDNDTEAFFIAKIVKPGDAYE, from the coding sequence ATGAGCGCGAGAGACGTTATTAGGGAAACCAATCCTGCATTTTACGAGCGCTACTCAAAGCTTAACGATTCGGACGAGTTCTGGGAGTTCATGGTTAGGCCACTCAGGCAGAGCATCAGGGTGAACACCCTCAAGGCCCCACTGGAGATAGTAGTTGAGAGACTCAGAGAGGAGTTCGAGCTCGAGCCGATTCCCTGGGTTCGCGAGGGGTTCTTCATTGACGTTGACAACCTCGCAAAAGTCCCGGAGCACGGCCTTGGTCTGATATTTGGTCAAGAAGCCAGCTCGATGATTCCCCCGGTGGTTCTCGAGCCGAGGCCTGGAGAGCTTGTCCTCGACATGGCTGCCGCGCCGGGCTCGAAGACCGGACAAATAGCCCAGTACATGGAGAACGATGGGTGCATAATAGCAAACGACCCCAACAGGGACAGGGCCAACGTCCTCATAGCAAACCTCAACAGGATGGGGGTTCTGATAGCGAGGGTAACGACGAGGGACGGTGCTAAATTCGCGCGCTTCGAAAACACTTTCGACAGGGTTCTATTGGATGCACCATGCTCCTCAGTCGGAATGATACGAAAGAGCTGGCGCTTCCTGAGGGAGTGGCGTGAGAAGGCCGTCGTCAAGTACATGAACATCCAGAAGAGGCTCATCTTGGCCGGTTACAAAGCGCTCAAGCCAGGGGGAGTTATGGTTTACTCAACCTGTACCATAGACCCGCTTGAGAACGAGGAGGTCGTTGACTACCTCCTGAGGAAGACCGACGCGAGGCTGGAGCGCATAAAGTTACCCGTGAAGACGAGCGAGCCCGTCCTTGAGTGGGAGGGGAAGACCTACTCTGACGAGCTGAAAAAGGCTCTGCGCATACACCCGAACGACAACGACACCGAGGCGTTCTTCATAGCGAAGATAGTCAAGCCGGGTGATGCCTATGAGTGA
- a CDS encoding methyltransferase RsmF C-terminal domain-like protein: MSDGKGNPRNEIGKTSDAELVKRLLMENYGYAPDLIYEIRGNHQKVYAYKPCELKISDTGRRGVYFGRIESDGIRLTIEGAFLVGPKATKNVVELDDERARRYLAGESVEVDVPDGWVLLKWRSYYLGSAKAKAGRLLNYVPKERRLRIGR; this comes from the coding sequence ATGAGTGATGGAAAGGGAAATCCCAGAAACGAGATCGGCAAGACCAGTGATGCCGAGCTCGTCAAGAGGCTCCTTATGGAGAACTACGGCTATGCGCCTGACCTAATCTACGAGATAAGGGGCAACCACCAGAAGGTCTACGCCTACAAGCCCTGTGAACTCAAGATAAGCGACACCGGCAGGAGGGGAGTCTACTTCGGCAGGATAGAGAGCGACGGAATAAGGCTGACGATTGAAGGTGCCTTCCTCGTTGGACCAAAGGCAACGAAGAACGTCGTTGAGCTGGACGACGAGAGGGCGAGGCGCTACTTGGCCGGGGAGAGCGTGGAAGTTGACGTGCCGGACGGCTGGGTGCTCCTCAAATGGCGCTCCTACTACCTCGGCTCGGCCAAGGCCAAAGCTGGAAGGCTGCTCAACTACGTGCCAAAGGAGAGAAGACTAAGGATTGGGAGGTAG